The proteins below are encoded in one region of Mauremys reevesii isolate NIE-2019 linkage group 15, ASM1616193v1, whole genome shotgun sequence:
- the LOC120383827 gene encoding olfactory receptor 6C74-like, protein MRNQTTVTEFILIGFLYPRHLECLIAVGFLASYLLILSGNIMIITIILLDHHLHSPMHFFLWNLSCLEILITSSVLPKVIASFLTGDRSISYLACITQCYFYFLLGCSEFVLLAVMSYDRYVAICNPLRYSMVMNAQLCFQLVVGSWATGFLATIIPTILVITLPFCNGNQFDHFFCDNLALVKLSCVDTNFVELLSFMTSSAILLGSLILTVVSYTYIVATIFKITSHSGRNKAFSTCSSHFIIITMGYGSCIFMYVRPSGSDISLNKLVALLNTVVTPLMSPFIFSMRNQQMKDSLKAALKRSMNFSRKHINF, encoded by the coding sequence ATGCGGAACCAAACCACCGTGACCGAATTCATCCTCATTGGCTTCCTCTACCCCCGCCATCTGGAATGCCTCATTGCTGTTGGCTTCCTGGCCTCTTACTTGCTGATCTTGTCTGGCAATATCATGATCATCACCATCATCCTCTTAGACCATCACCTCCACAGCCCCATGCACTTCTTCCTCTGGAACCTCTCCTGTCTGGAGATCCTTATTACATCTTCTGTCCTACCCAAGGTGATTGCCAGCTTTCTGACGGGTGACAGGTCCATCTCCTACCTGGCTTGTATCACTCAGTGCTATTTCTACTTCCTTCTGGGCTGCAGTGAGTTTGTCCTGCTGGCTGTTATGTCCTATgaccgctatgtggccatctgcaacCCACTGCGCTACAGCATGGTCATGAATGCTCAGCTCTGCTTCCAGCTTGTGGTGGGGTCATGGGCAACGGGGTTCCTGGCCACCATCATCCCCACCATCCTGGTCATCACCCTGCCCTTCTGCAATGGCAACCAGTTTGACCACTTCTTCTGCGACAACTTGGCCTTGGTCAAGCTGTCCTGTGTGGACACGAACTTTGTGGAGCTGCTGAGTTTCATGACCTCCTCCGCCATCCTGCTGGGCTCCTTGATCCTGACGGTGGTGTCCTACACTTATATTGTTGCCACCATCTTCAAGATAACATCCCACTCAGGACGCAACAAGGctttctccacctgctcctcccacttCATCATCATCACCATGGGCTATGGCAGTTGCATCTTCATGTATGTCCGGCCTTCAGGCAGTGACATCTCGCTCAACAAGCTGGTGGCCCTGCTCAACACAGTTGTGACCCCTCTCATGAGCCCCTTCATCTTCAGCATGAGGAACCAGCAGATGAAAGATTCCCTGAAGGCAGCCTTGAAGAGAAGCATGAACTTCTCAAGGAAGCATATTAATTTCTGA